In Deltaproteobacteria bacterium HGW-Deltaproteobacteria-18, the genomic stretch GTAGCCCCCGAGCCCGGATGCGCCGACCACGATTCTGCCTGTGAGCGCCATGGTCTCAACGATGAGCTTCTTGGTGCGCGGGTCATCCACTGCTTCGACCACGGCGTCGCAGGAATCGAAAAGGCCGTTCATATTTTGGGCGTTCACATGCAGGTGATGGGCCGTGATCCTGGCCGCCGGGTTTATGGCCAGCAGGTTGTCGCGCAGGGCCGCGACCTTGGGGCAGCCGACCTGGACCAGCGTGAAATGCTGGCGATTGAGGTTGGATGCCTCCACCACGTCCGCATCGGCCAGGACAATGTCCGTGAATCCGCTGCGGACGAGATGGACTGCGCAGTTGGAGCCGAGTCCTCCCGCGCCGATGATTCCGATCCGCACGGAACGCAGGAAAGAGAGAAATCCTCCGTCCAGATAACGTGCCAGGCCGTGTTCAAAGGTGTTCATGCGCTGGCCCCGATGGGTTCCCAGTCCTTGAATACGGCCTGATAGCCGCGGGATCGCAGCATAGCCTCGATCTCGGCCACGCTGCGCGGGTCGGAGATCTCGAACTGTCCGGTTTTGGCGGGTTTTGCGTGTCCGCCCACGGCAGTGCTGACTCCTGCCGACATGCGCGTCACGCCCAGCGGCAGGATGTTGTCGCGAAAGCCCGGGGCCTCGCGGGTGGAGATGGTGATGGACAGGCGCGGCAGGAAGATGCGCAGCGCGGTCATGGCTTGCACCAGTTCCCGGTCGGAGACGATGCACGCCGGCTGAAATGCTCCGGCATGGGGGCGCATGCGCGGCAGTGACACGGCAATGTCCACGCCGGGATAGCGTTTTTGCAGCCAGGCCGCGTGCAGGCCGGTGGCGTAGATTTCCTGCCGCCAGTCGGTCAGGCCCAGCAGCGCGCCGATGTTGACCACGCGCATGCCCGCCTCGGCTCCGCGCTGGGGGGTGTTCAGGCGAAACGCGTAGTCCCGCTTGGGACCGGCCGGATGCAGCTCCGCGTAAAGGATCGGGTCGTAGGTCTCCTGAAACACCGTCAAGCCGTCCACGCCCGCCCGCGTCAGCCGTGCGTAGTCCGCTGTTTCCATGGGATATACCTCCACGGAGATGGAGGGAAACAGGGGGCGCAGTACCTCCACGCAGGCTTCAAGGTAGTCCACGCCCGCCTTGCGCGGGGCCTCTCCGGTCAAAAGGAGCAGGTGCCCAAGGCCCGTGGCGGCGATGGCTTCGCCTTCGGCCCGGACCTCTTCCAGGCTGAGCTGGGTGCGCGGGATGCTGTTCGGGGCCGCGAATCCGCAATAGCGGCAGTGATTGGCGCAGTGGTTGGAGACATAGAGGGGCGTGAACAGGCTCACCGTGCGGCCGAAATGGCGCAGGGTCAGTTCGTGGGCGCGGGCGGCCATGGTCTCCAGATGCTCGTTCGCGGCCGGGGAGAGCAGGGTTAGAAACGCGGATGCGTCGATGCGATCCAAAGAGGCGGCACGGAGCACGTCATTTTCGGTTGCGGCCTTGAGATGCTGTTGCAGGGGCGTCTGGCTCAGACGCAAGGCTTCGGGCAGAAAGCTCATGACGCGCCATCCGTCCGGTCCAGGAATCCGGTCAGGGGCGAGGAAGCCTGGGCCAGGGTGGCGACTGCTCCGGGCCCAGCCAGCCAGGCTTCGCGTCCGGCCGCCACCGCCCGTCCAAAGGCCCGGCCCATGAGCACCGGGTCCGCGGCCGTGGCGATGGCCGTGTTGACCAGGCAGGCCGCCGCCCCCATCTCCATGGCTTGGCAAGCCTGGCTTGGAGTGCCGATCCCCGCGTCGACAATGATGGGCAGTTCCATCTCCTCGATGAGGATGCGGATCATCTCTTCGGTTTTAAGGCCCCGGTTGGTGCCGATGGGCGCGCCCAGCGGCATGATCGCCGCCGCTCCGGCGTCGACCAGGGAACGGGCTACATAGAGGTCGGGATTCATGTACGGCAGGACCACGAACCCGTCTCTGGCCAGGACTTCCGTGGCTTTGGCGGTCTCATAGCCGTCGGGCAGGAGGTAGCGGTTGTCAGAGATGACCTCGATCTTGATCCAGTCTCCGCAACCCATGGCCCTGGCCAGCCGGGCAATGCGCACGGCCTCGTCGGCGTTGCGCGCCCCGGAGGTGTTGGGCAGCAGGGTCATGCGGGAGGGGATGTGTTTCATGACATTGTCGGCCTTGCCGTCCAGATCCACCCGGCGCAGGGCCACTGTGATTACTTCGGAGCCGGAGGCCTCGCAGACCGGCGCGATGAGTGCGTCGTTGCCGTACTTGCCGGTGCCGGTGAACAGGCGGCTGCCGAGGCGCTTGCCGCCGATTTCGAGAAAGTCGGTATGTTCCATGGTGGTTCTCGCTGTTTGCTGTGTGAAAAGGTGCTTCGACGTCATTGCCCGGGCAGGATCACCCGCCGCCGACAAAGCTCAGCAGTTCGAGCCGGTCGCCGTCGCCAAGGGCAGTGGATGCGAATTTATCGCCGGGCACGATGCTCTGGTTCAGTTCAGCCACGACCACGGCTGGATCGAGGTTCATGGACAGGATCAGGTCCTGCAGGCTCTGGCCGGATTTCATGTCCAGGGTGCGTCCGTTGACGGTGATGTGCATGGGTGCCTCCGCGTTGTTGTTGCAAGCCGGGCGGAGCGCAAAAAGAAAACCGCGCCGGGGAGGGCGCGGTTCGATGAATGGATGTTTTTCCGGAACCAGCTTTCCTACGGCAGCATGATCTGCGTCAGGTCGTAAGGGTCGGGAACGTGTCCCCTCTCAGCCCATCGGGCTCCCCCAGCTTGTGCGGCATAGCCTTATGTGGATCGGGTGGGGTTGTAAAGGTGAATGCGTAGGGGCAGGCCCCCGTGCCTGCCCGTTTTCGGGCCACGAAACGCAGGGCGGCCACGGGGGGGGCGGCCACGGGGGGCCGCCCCTACGTATTCGGAATTCGGTTATTTGGCGTATTCGTATCTCTTGGTCACGCGGTCCGAGAGCTGGGCGTGGGCGAATCCGGCCTGGCGGGACTTGGAGAATCGCTCCTCGGCTTCCTGGCTGCACATGTCGCAGCCCTGAACCGGGACGTGCAGGCCCAGGGACTTTGGGGTCCTTGCGGTTTCGCTCTCGACGATGAGGAGCCCCGGGCAGTGCGGACAGTCCTTGAGCCGTTCGACCTGGGTCTCGGTGATGTCGTCGGTGTCATAGTAGATGGAGCGGCGGCGGGTGAAATATCCGTTCTCGCGCACGGCTTCCGAGGGTCTGGGGTTGAAGTAGACTTCCGGCAGCTGGTCACACAGCGCTTCGAGATAGTCGATGGTGGATTTTTGTTCGCGAATCTTTTCCCGGTCCAGATCCGGTTCCTGCACGGCGGAGAAATCCACTCCGGCCAGGGCCAGGCTGATGCCCAGGTTGACGTAGGGCAGCGCGCCCTTGATGGCGTATCCGCCTTCGAGCACCGCAATGTCGGGTTTGAGCATCTGGGTGAGCTTGGCGTAGCCTTGGGCCGTGAAGTTCATGTTGGTGATGGGGTCGGAGAAGTGGTTGTCCTGCCCGGCGGAGTTGATGATCAGGTCGGGCTTGAAGTGGTCGAGGATGGGCATGACAATCCTCTCCACGGTCATGAGATAGCCTTCGTCCGAGGTGCGCGGGGGCATGGGCACGTTGATGGTCCGACCCAGTGCCTTGGGACCGCCGGACTCAGAAGGGAAGCCCGTGCCGGGATAGATGGTGCGGCCGTCCTGATGCAGCGAGATGAAGAGCACGTCCGGGTCATGCCAGTAGATGTCCTGGGTGCCGTCGCCGTGGTGGCAGTCCGTGTCAATGATGGCCACGCGCAGGTTGCCGTAGTTTTCGCGGATCCACTCGATCATGACCGCTTCGATGTTGATGTTGCAGAAGCCGCGGCTGCCGTGGACCGTGCGCATGGCGTGGTGCCCGGGAGGGCGGACCACCGCGAAGGCGCGCTGACGCTCCTTTTGCATGACCAGCTGGGCGGCGCGGATCACGCCTCCGGCGGAGATGAAATGCGAATCGGTGCAGACGGACTGCACGCTGGGAAAGCAGAAATGGGCGCGCATGATGTCTTTTTCTTCGGCCACGAGGGGACGGTATTCGCGGATTCCTTCAATGTCGAAGATGCCTTCTTCCCGGAACTGGTCCTGGGTGTAGAGCAGTCGCTCCTCCCGTTCGGGATGGGTCGGAGAGATGGCCCAGTCGAAGGCCGGGAAGAATATGATGCCGAGGCTTGATTTTGCGGTGAGCATGGTCCCTCCGTTCAGGATGCCAGGGTGGTGATGACGCCGGGTCGCATCTGACAGCGGACACGGATGTTGCGGCCGATGGTGTAATGCCCCTCGACCATGTTGAAAGCATCGGCCTGGATGACCTGGATGTCGCCTTCCTCGGCGGGGATGCCCTGACGGTCCAGTTCAGCCCGCAGCATGGTGGTGGCGTCGTGTACGGCTTCTTCCAGCGTGTAGGTGCGCTTGACGGCCTTGTGGATGCCAAGGCCCGGCACGGTAAAGCTGCCGCGCGAGGTGTCCACGGTCAGGACCAGGGACTGGGTCGGGCGGGTCAGGCATGCGCCGATGGCGTTGGCGACTTCGGCGTGCTGAGGGGCCACGACGGGCAGGCCGAAGGTTTCTTCCAGGAGCGGGACCATGGCTACGGCCGGGCCGCCGATGACCAGGATGCTCTTGGGGCGAACGACCCTGTCTTCCAGAAGTTCCTGGATGGTGTAGACCGGGCGGGCATTGATGGCCGCCAGGAAAGCGGAAACCTTTTTCTTGAGGATGTCCATGGCCAGGCCGACAGCCTGTTCGGCGCATTCGCGTGCGGACAGGCCCTGGGTCATGGCCACTTCCTTGATGCCTTTGGCCGAGCGCTCCCGGTCGCCGAAAGAGGCGTGGCCGAGAACGTTCATGGCGTCCATGAGTGCCGGGGCGGGCCCGCCGGCAGCCATGCAGGGCCCGTGGCGGTCCGGTCCGACCCGCAACTGCCCGTCGCGGGAACTGATGAAAGAGTCTCCGCCGATGCCGATGGATTCGACTTTTAGCGCCCGCACCAGGGTGGGGTGCTCGCCGATGGAGATGCCGTCGCGCTCCAGAAGCGGGACGCCGTCGAGGAGTACGGCAATGTCCGTGGTCGTGCCGCCGATGTCGAGGATGAGCGCGTCCTCCTGCACCGGGGAGGTGCTCAGGATGCCCATGACCGAGGCGGCTGGTCCCGAGAAGATGGACTGCACCGGAATCTCCCGCGCCAGCTTGAGCGGCATGGTTCCGCCGTCGGCCTTGACGATGTTGATGTCGGCCTGGATGCTGAGGTCCCTCAGGCTTTGTTCCAGGGCGTCGGCAAAGGCGTTGAAGGTGCGCCAGACGGCCGAGTTGTAATAGACGGTGCTGATGCGCCGTCCGAAATTGAGGGATTCGGACACACGGTGTCCCTGGGTCACGAAATCGGCTTGAGGGGCGAGGGCCTCGGCAATGGCCGTTTCCTGCTCGGGATTGCGCGTACAGAACTTGCCCACCACCCCGTAGACGCGGATGTTTTCTTCGCGGCAGCGCGCGGCCAAGGGCTTGATCTGTTCCACCCGGGCCTTGGCGGAGATGGCCCCGCGATGGTCGACGCATCCGGACAGGATATGGTACTGGGAGCCCAGCGCGTACGCTCCCGCGTCGATTCCCGGTCCGGGAATGACGAACATGCCCACTTTTTCAGTGTGGCCGGTGACGATGGAGTTGGTGGACAGAGTAGTGCTCAGGTTGATGGTGCGGATTTCCGCGCCCTTGCAATCCTTCAGGATGGCGCACAACGCCTCGGTGATGGTCGCGAGCAGGTTGTCGTGATCCGTTGGGACCTTGGCCATGGCTTCCACCCGGCCGTCCCGGATGCAGACGCCGTCCGTGTGGGTTCCTCCGACATCGATTCCGATAAGCATAAGTCCGATCCTTGGGCTGACTGTTGGCCGCGACGGGTGTAGCGGCTCCCGGTCGCCTCGTTGATTCCTCAATGATCTTGAGGAGGAGGACGAGGCTTCGGGCTTGTGTTTTTTTCAGGTCTGTCGCACCCCGGAGCGGGAACAAGGCGGCAGCGGGGTTCAGGCAGGAAACACAAGTTGCTTTTTCAAGTTGCATATTTACCGGACTGAAGACGAAGCGCAAGCAGAATTCAGTAAACGGAGGGAAATCATGGATAAACAGCTGGTGGACGGTTTTTTGTCCTGCGTGCGGCAGGCAGGCGGGGTGGTGCGCGAGCAGTGGAATGACGCCAAGGAGATTACCTTCAAAGGTCGCATAGACCTGGTCACGCAGACCGATTTGGCAGTTGAAAAGCTGTTGCTCGAAGGGTTGCCGACGTTGCTTCCAGGCTCCACGGTACTGGCCGAGGAATCGCACGTATCCCTTGATCCCGGCGCGCTGACCTGGATCGTCGACCCTGTGGACGGCACCACCAACTACGCCCACGGTCTGCCCATTGTCGCCGTATCCGTGGCCCTGTGGAAGGACGGGCGAGTCGAGATGGGCGCGGTCTACGTGCCGATGCTTGAGGAACTTTTCTGGGCCGTGCGCGGTCAGGGCGCTTTTCTGAACGGGACCCGCATAAGCGTCAGCAAGGAGGCGAGCATGCAGAATTCCCTCATCGCCACGGGATTCCCCTATTCTTTTTATAACGAGGTGGACCAAATCTGCCAGCGGTTGCAGCGGGTGCTGCTGGCGTCCCAGGGCATCCGGCGCCTGGGCTCGGCGGCAGTGGATCTGGCCTATACGGCCTGCGGACGTTTCGAGGGATACTACGAGACCGGCCTCAAGCCCTGGGACACCGCGGCCGGTTGGCTGCTGGTGGAGGAAGCCGGGGGAAAGGTAAGCGGCCTTGACGGCGCGTTTGAACTTGGCGGCCACATGATCGTGGCCACCAACGGCTTCATTCACGGGGAACTGCTGTCCCTGCTCCGTATGGAGGACGCAGCTGAGAGCTCCCTGTGATCAGACGCCGAGTTTCAGGGAAGAGGAAAGAGGGATGAGGCCCCCCTTGGAATTGTAGAGCGATTCGCTTTGTGCATCCTGGCCGAACGTATCGTTTTCCTGGGCCTGGTTCTTTTGCTGTCTCTTTTTCTGCTGTCCCATGTCCCAGGAAAGCTGACCTTCTCTCCATCTTCCCTGAGCCTGGGGTTTGTCCACGCGTAAACTCATCTTCGCCTCCTCGGCCGTCCATGGCCACGGGTATTGCGTCAAAAGGGGCGTCCATGCCCTGTTTGAGGTATCGGACGATTGGCGAAAAACTTGAATTTGAGAGCGCAAGAGAAATGCAAAAGGCCCCGGATGCACGCATCCGGGGCCTGATTGCGGGGTTTGCCCGCAATGAGCGCCATGCTCCTTTTTTCATACCAGATCGTCGAGGAGGGTGCCCCGTCCCGTGTAGGTGGGCATGAGCACATCCTTTTGAAACGAGTATGAGTTCTCGGTTCTGTTCTGATGACGGTGCGTGTTCACGTTCATGGTATCGAGCGTTTTGGTGACTACGGCCGCCCCGAATGTCTCCTTGTCAAAGGGCTGAGCATTCGAGGCGCCAGCGCCGTTCATGTAGTCGAGGGTTTTCCCGACAACGGCGGCTCCGAAGGTCTGCTTTGCATAGCCCTGGGAGCTGCTCCCAAGGGTTCCTCCAATGTCCATAACTCCTCCCTTTAGTGTCAGAACATGACGCCTGATCAAACCTATCGGATGGAATACATGAAAACTTGAGTCCGGGAAAGGGGCGGCAGACGGCGCGGTGTTATTGAGCTTTGGCTCAAAGCTGACCGATATTGACAATTTCAGGCGTCGAACCAGCGCAGTCCGGGCATGCCGGGCAGCAGTCCCTGCTTCGTGCAGTGTTCGCCAAAGAGGGCCAGGGAGGCTTTTTCACGGGGTCCAAGATCATAGCTCATGGCCCGCCAGTAGCGCAGCAGGTCCGGACTGGTCAGCCAGGCCGGGAGTTCGGGCAGGCGGGAGAGGGCTTCGAAATGGCTGTCCAGATCGGCGGTGATGGACCCGATGTGCTGCTGCAGGACGGTCAGAAGCTTACGGGTGTGAGCGGGCAGGCTGCGGCGCACGATCCAGACCGCGAAAACAAAAGGCAGCCCGGTCCAGGTCGACCACTCGGTGGCCAGATCGACAACGTGATACCCTGCGGGCGGTTCGGCGAAGTGGCGCAGAGCGAGGTTGCCGATCTCCAGGAAGGGGCGTCCGGTGGACAGACCGTGTCCGGGTTCGACGGTCATCCAGTGCGGCTCGGGCAGCTTCCATTTCTGGGCCCACAGGACCTTCAGGAGGGCGGTGGAGGTTGCCGATGCTCCGGTCAGGCAGACCGGGCCCGGATTGCCGGCAAGCCAGGCGGGCAGTTCGTCCAGTGGAGCGGGGGAGAGAAAGAGGACGCTCTGCACTTCCTTGCGGGCGCAGATGGAGGCTCCGGGTAGGAGAAAGTATTTTTCGGCGTGGAGAAGGTATTCAAATGAAGAGGACGGCGAGATGTCCAGTTCGTCATCGGCCAGAGCCCGGTTCAGACTGCTGGGGTGATCGGGCACATAGTGAAAATCCGGGCCTTCGGGGCAGGTTTTGGCCAGGAGGTGGAAAATATGCCAGATGTTGAGATAGTCGATTCTGCCGATCTGAAGTGTCATGATAAATAAAAAAGGCGGGGCTTCCCCCGCCTTCCTCTTCTTGAGATGAACGCCTGGCTTACAGCTGAGCCATGAGGGTGGCGCGGATGTCGTCGATGGAGCCTTCGCCGTCAAGTTCGATGTACTTGAAGCCGAATTCCTTGGCCAGGTTCTTGTAATAATAGGAAGCCGCCAAGGTGCCAGTGGTGGTATCGTAGTAGATGTTGTGGCGCTTGTCGATGGCGTCTTCGTCCTGGTCGTCGGCGCGGGCAGAGAGTTCGCCGCCGCAGACGCGACACTTGTCCCCGTCGGGCTTGATGGCGTCGATGAAGATATTGTTGGGATGGTTGTTGTCGTTCTTGCAGAGGCGGCGACCCATGATGCGGTTCTTGGCCACTTCGCGGGGCAGGAGGATTTCAATGACGAAGTCCAGCTTTACGCCGTCGGCCTGCAGGGCTTCCCACAGTTTCTGGGCCTGCACGATGGAGCG encodes the following:
- a CDS encoding thiamine biosynthesis protein ThiF, whose translation is MNTFEHGLARYLDGGFLSFLRSVRIGIIGAGGLGSNCAVHLVRSGFTDIVLADADVVEASNLNRQHFTLVQVGCPKVAALRDNLLAINPAARITAHHLHVNAQNMNGLFDSCDAVVEAVDDPRTKKLIVETMALTGRIVVGASGLGGYGRAGSMTVRTLRPGLVIVGDHVTPCDIPNPPMSPSVGMAAAMQADVILNHFHTLYKERT
- a CDS encoding 2-iminoacetate synthase ThiH, whose protein sequence is MSFLPEALRLSQTPLQQHLKAATENDVLRAASLDRIDASAFLTLLSPAANEHLETMAARAHELTLRHFGRTVSLFTPLYVSNHCANHCRYCGFAAPNSIPRTQLSLEEVRAEGEAIAATGLGHLLLLTGEAPRKAGVDYLEACVEVLRPLFPSISVEVYPMETADYARLTRAGVDGLTVFQETYDPILYAELHPAGPKRDYAFRLNTPQRGAEAGMRVVNIGALLGLTDWRQEIYATGLHAAWLQKRYPGVDIAVSLPRMRPHAGAFQPACIVSDRELVQAMTALRIFLPRLSITISTREAPGFRDNILPLGVTRMSAGVSTAVGGHAKPAKTGQFEISDPRSVAEIEAMLRSRGYQAVFKDWEPIGASA
- a CDS encoding thiazole synthase gives rise to the protein MEHTDFLEIGGKRLGSRLFTGTGKYGNDALIAPVCEASGSEVITVALRRVDLDGKADNVMKHIPSRMTLLPNTSGARNADEAVRIARLARAMGCGDWIKIEVISDNRYLLPDGYETAKATEVLARDGFVVLPYMNPDLYVARSLVDAGAAAIMPLGAPIGTNRGLKTEEMIRILIEEMELPIIVDAGIGTPSQACQAMEMGAAACLVNTAIATAADPVLMGRAFGRAVAAGREAWLAGPGAVATLAQASSPLTGFLDRTDGAS
- the thiS gene encoding thiamine biosynthesis protein ThiS, yielding MHITVNGRTLDMKSGQSLQDLILSMNLDPAVVVAELNQSIVPGDKFASTALGDGDRLELLSFVGGG
- a CDS encoding histone deacetylase, producing MLTAKSSLGIIFFPAFDWAISPTHPEREERLLYTQDQFREEGIFDIEGIREYRPLVAEEKDIMRAHFCFPSVQSVCTDSHFISAGGVIRAAQLVMQKERQRAFAVVRPPGHHAMRTVHGSRGFCNINIEAVMIEWIRENYGNLRVAIIDTDCHHGDGTQDIYWHDPDVLFISLHQDGRTIYPGTGFPSESGGPKALGRTINVPMPPRTSDEGYLMTVERIVMPILDHFKPDLIINSAGQDNHFSDPITNMNFTAQGYAKLTQMLKPDIAVLEGGYAIKGALPYVNLGISLALAGVDFSAVQEPDLDREKIREQKSTIDYLEALCDQLPEVYFNPRPSEAVRENGYFTRRRSIYYDTDDITETQVERLKDCPHCPGLLIVESETARTPKSLGLHVPVQGCDMCSQEAEERFSKSRQAGFAHAQLSDRVTKRYEYAK
- a CDS encoding hydantoinase, translating into MLIGIDVGGTHTDGVCIRDGRVEAMAKVPTDHDNLLATITEALCAILKDCKGAEIRTINLSTTLSTNSIVTGHTEKVGMFVIPGPGIDAGAYALGSQYHILSGCVDHRGAISAKARVEQIKPLAARCREENIRVYGVVGKFCTRNPEQETAIAEALAPQADFVTQGHRVSESLNFGRRISTVYYNSAVWRTFNAFADALEQSLRDLSIQADINIVKADGGTMPLKLAREIPVQSIFSGPAASVMGILSTSPVQEDALILDIGGTTTDIAVLLDGVPLLERDGISIGEHPTLVRALKVESIGIGGDSFISSRDGQLRVGPDRHGPCMAAGGPAPALMDAMNVLGHASFGDRERSAKGIKEVAMTQGLSARECAEQAVGLAMDILKKKVSAFLAAINARPVYTIQELLEDRVVRPKSILVIGGPAVAMVPLLEETFGLPVVAPQHAEVANAIGACLTRPTQSLVLTVDTSRGSFTVPGLGIHKAVKRTYTLEEAVHDATTMLRAELDRQGIPAEEGDIQVIQADAFNMVEGHYTIGRNIRVRCQMRPGVITTLAS
- a CDS encoding inositol monophosphatase produces the protein MDKQLVDGFLSCVRQAGGVVREQWNDAKEITFKGRIDLVTQTDLAVEKLLLEGLPTLLPGSTVLAEESHVSLDPGALTWIVDPVDGTTNYAHGLPIVAVSVALWKDGRVEMGAVYVPMLEELFWAVRGQGAFLNGTRISVSKEASMQNSLIATGFPYSFYNEVDQICQRLQRVLLASQGIRRLGSAAVDLAYTACGRFEGYYETGLKPWDTAAGWLLVEEAGGKVSGLDGAFELGGHMIVATNGFIHGELLSLLRMEDAAESSL
- a CDS encoding solute-binding protein, which encodes MTLQIGRIDYLNIWHIFHLLAKTCPEGPDFHYVPDHPSSLNRALADDELDISPSSSFEYLLHAEKYFLLPGASICARKEVQSVLFLSPAPLDELPAWLAGNPGPVCLTGASATSTALLKVLWAQKWKLPEPHWMTVEPGHGLSTGRPFLEIGNLALRHFAEPPAGYHVVDLATEWSTWTGLPFVFAVWIVRRSLPAHTRKLLTVLQQHIGSITADLDSHFEALSRLPELPAWLTSPDLLRYWRAMSYDLGPREKASLALFGEHCTKQGLLPGMPGLRWFDA
- a CDS encoding adenylate kinase (essential enzyme that recycles AMP in active cells; converts ATP and AMP to two molecules of ADP), with the protein product MNILIFGPNGSGKGTQGSLAKKKYDLDHIESGAIFRKHIGGGTELGLKAKAFIDRGELVPDDITIPMVLDVLKNASPNGWLLDGFPRSIVQAQKLWEALQADGVKLDFVIEILLPREVAKNRIMGRRLCKNDNNHPNNIFIDAIKPDGDKCRVCGGELSARADDQDEDAIDKRHNIYYDTTTGTLAASYYYKNLAKEFGFKYIELDGEGSIDDIRATLMAQL